Proteins from a single region of Pseudobdellovibrionaceae bacterium:
- a CDS encoding response regulator, with protein MSKILIIDDEVSLNKALSKVAVLSNHSVKCAFCLKEGLEVWNSFLPDIVLLDVFLPDANALQFISKLDLKGAKLVLMSAHEELNKKQVQGFLGVDLFLPKPFLNIFKSFQQITALLEK; from the coding sequence ATGTCTAAAATACTAATTATTGATGACGAAGTTTCTTTAAACAAAGCCTTGTCCAAGGTTGCTGTATTAAGCAACCATAGCGTAAAGTGTGCATTTTGTTTAAAAGAAGGCTTAGAAGTATGGAATAGCTTTTTGCCAGACATCGTGCTTTTAGATGTTTTTTTACCCGATGCCAATGCCTTGCAGTTTATTTCTAAGTTAGATTTAAAAGGGGCAAAACTAGTATTAATGTCTGCCCACGAAGAGTTAAATAAAAAGCAAGTGCAAGGCTTTTTGGGGGTAGATTTATTTCTTCCCAAGCCGTTCTTAAACATTTTTAAAAGCTTTCAGCAGATTACTGCTTTGTTAGAGAAATAA